One Mycobacteroides abscessus ATCC 19977 genomic window carries:
- the ftsZ gene encoding cell division protein FtsZ, which yields MTPPHNYLAVIKVVGIGGGGVNAVNRMIEHGLKGVEFIAINTDAQALLMSDADVKLDVGRDSTRGLGAGADPDVGRKAAEDAKDEIEELLKGADMVFVTAGEGGGTGTGGAPVVASIARKLGALTIGVVTRPFSFEGKRRSGQAELGITSLRESCDTLIVIPNDRLLQMGDAAVSLMDAFRSADEVLLNGVQGITDLITTPGLINVDFADVKSVMSGAGSALMGIGSSRGDGRALKAAETAINSPLLEASMEGAQGVLMSIAGGSDLGLFEINEAASLVQESAHPEANIIFGTVIDDSLGDEVRVTVIAAGFDAGGPSRKPITPGGAAAPGTVAPGKAGQVNGGGSNGTSIFDTIDAQSLPRDTNGSTVTLGGGDEDDVDVPPFMRR from the coding sequence ATGACGCCTCCACACAACTACCTCGCGGTGATCAAGGTCGTCGGCATCGGTGGCGGCGGTGTCAACGCCGTCAACCGGATGATCGAGCACGGCCTCAAGGGGGTCGAGTTCATCGCCATCAACACCGACGCGCAGGCGTTGTTGATGAGCGATGCCGACGTCAAGCTCGACGTCGGTCGCGATTCCACGCGGGGCCTGGGTGCCGGCGCCGATCCCGATGTGGGCCGCAAGGCCGCCGAGGATGCCAAGGACGAGATCGAGGAGCTCCTCAAGGGCGCCGATATGGTCTTCGTCACCGCGGGCGAGGGCGGTGGTACCGGCACGGGCGGCGCACCCGTGGTCGCCAGCATTGCGCGCAAGCTCGGCGCACTGACCATTGGTGTGGTCACCCGGCCGTTCTCGTTCGAGGGCAAGCGGCGCAGCGGACAGGCCGAACTCGGCATCACCTCGCTGCGGGAAAGCTGCGACACCCTCATCGTCATCCCCAACGACCGGCTGCTGCAGATGGGTGACGCCGCGGTTTCCCTCATGGATGCGTTCCGCAGTGCCGACGAGGTGTTGCTCAACGGCGTCCAGGGCATCACCGACCTCATCACCACACCGGGCCTGATCAACGTCGACTTCGCCGACGTCAAGAGCGTCATGTCGGGAGCCGGCAGTGCCCTGATGGGTATCGGCTCGTCACGCGGCGACGGCCGCGCGCTCAAGGCCGCGGAAACCGCCATCAATTCGCCGCTGCTGGAGGCCTCCATGGAGGGCGCTCAGGGCGTGCTGATGTCCATCGCCGGCGGCAGCGATCTGGGGCTCTTCGAGATCAACGAGGCGGCCTCGCTGGTGCAGGAGTCCGCGCATCCGGAGGCCAACATCATCTTCGGAACGGTGATCGACGACTCCCTCGGCGACGAGGTCCGGGTCACGGTCATCGCCGCCGGCTTCGACGCCGGTGGCCCCAGCCGCAAGCCGATCACCCCCGGCGGGGCGGCGGCACCCGGCACTGTCGCGCCCGGGAAGGCCGGCCAGGTCAACGGCGGTGGCTCGAACGGCACCAGCATCTTCGACACCATCGACGCGCAGAGCCTGCCCAGGGACACCAACGGATCCACGGTGACACTCGGCGGTGGCGACGAGGACGATGTCGACGTGCCGCCCTTCATGCGGCGATGA
- a CDS encoding cell division protein FtsQ/DivIB produces the protein MSEPENTAEDKDAEAAISADAVESETTADGGENPAEGESAEGPRMRARRERMERREAQRRAIALEQARREAKAAAKGKYVEQGKGAGRGKVQGLQTLLLVVLLALIAVGLGSILYFTPLMSVRQTVVTGTGVVTQEDVLGALSIPKGTRLLQIDTAAAADRVASIRRVASARVQCEYPSTLRVTIVERVPVAAWTGADGTHLIDRDGVDFANEPPPPGIPALDVVAPAPQDPTTKAALQVLTSLAPDLARQVAKIAAPSVSSITLTLDDGRTIVWGTTERTAEKAEKLGALLTQPGRTYDVSSPDLPTVK, from the coding sequence ATGAGCGAGCCCGAGAACACCGCCGAGGACAAGGATGCGGAGGCGGCGATATCGGCGGATGCCGTCGAGTCCGAAACCACCGCGGATGGCGGCGAAAATCCCGCGGAGGGCGAGTCGGCCGAAGGGCCGCGGATGCGGGCCAGACGCGAACGGATGGAACGCCGTGAAGCGCAGCGGCGCGCGATCGCCCTGGAGCAGGCTCGGCGTGAGGCGAAGGCCGCGGCCAAGGGTAAGTACGTCGAGCAGGGCAAGGGTGCCGGTCGCGGCAAGGTTCAGGGTCTGCAGACCCTGCTGTTGGTGGTGCTGCTGGCGCTGATCGCGGTGGGCCTGGGGTCCATCCTGTATTTCACGCCGCTGATGTCGGTGCGCCAGACGGTGGTCACCGGTACCGGCGTCGTCACTCAGGAGGATGTCCTTGGGGCTCTGAGCATCCCGAAGGGGACCCGGCTGCTACAGATCGACACTGCCGCGGCGGCCGATCGGGTGGCCAGCATTCGCCGGGTGGCCAGTGCCCGGGTGCAGTGCGAGTACCCGTCCACCCTGCGGGTGACGATCGTCGAGCGGGTCCCGGTCGCGGCGTGGACCGGTGCCGATGGCACGCACCTCATCGACCGTGACGGGGTGGACTTCGCCAACGAGCCGCCGCCGCCGGGCATTCCGGCGCTGGATGTGGTGGCGCCGGCCCCGCAGGACCCGACGACCAAGGCCGCGCTGCAGGTGCTGACCTCGCTGGCACCCGATTTGGCCCGGCAGGTGGCCAAGATCGCGGCGCCGTCGGTGTCGTCGATCACGCTGACCCTCGACGACGGACGCACCATCGTGTGGGGGACCACCGAACGCACCGCGGAAAAGGCCGAGAAGCTCGGGGCGCTGCTGACACAGCCCGGCCGCACCTACGACGTCTCCAGCCCTGACCTGCCCACCGTCAAATAG
- the murG gene encoding undecaprenyldiphospho-muramoylpentapeptide beta-N-acetylglucosaminyltransferase: MVLAGGGTAGHVEPAMAVADALREIDPTVRITALGTERGLETRLVPDRGYHLELIVPVPLPRRLTGDLVRLPLRVRRAVRQTRAVFDGVQADVVIGFGGYVALPAYLAARRGPLRRRRVPVVIHEANARAGLANRVGARGAQRVLSAVPDSGLRDAEVVGVPVRGSITALDRAALRHQARAHYGFDDDALVLLVFGGSQGAVSLNNAVSAAANDLAAAGVSVLHAHGPKNTIKLPERPPGAPRYVALPYLDRMDLAYAAADIAVCRSGAMTVAEVSAVGLPAIYVPLPIGNGEQRLNALPIVDAGGGVIVADRDLTPESLAHMVIEMVSDPAKLAAMTSAAALSGHPEAARQVAQVALDVARERRSRERGGRR; encoded by the coding sequence GTGGTGCTGGCCGGTGGCGGCACCGCGGGACACGTCGAGCCGGCCATGGCGGTTGCCGACGCGCTGCGCGAGATTGATCCCACGGTGCGGATCACCGCGCTGGGTACCGAGCGCGGCCTCGAGACGCGGCTGGTTCCCGATCGTGGTTACCACCTGGAACTGATCGTTCCGGTGCCGCTGCCGCGTCGCCTCACCGGCGATCTGGTGCGGTTGCCACTGCGGGTGCGCCGGGCGGTTCGGCAGACGCGCGCCGTGTTCGACGGCGTCCAGGCCGACGTCGTGATCGGTTTCGGTGGCTACGTCGCCTTACCCGCCTATTTGGCGGCTCGCCGCGGTCCGTTGCGCCGCCGCCGCGTGCCGGTCGTCATCCACGAGGCGAACGCCCGTGCCGGCCTTGCCAACCGGGTCGGAGCGCGCGGAGCGCAGCGGGTGTTATCGGCGGTCCCGGACTCGGGCCTGCGTGATGCGGAGGTAGTGGGAGTGCCGGTTCGGGGGTCGATCACCGCCCTGGACCGCGCGGCCCTGCGGCACCAGGCACGTGCTCACTACGGGTTTGATGACGATGCCCTGGTGCTATTGGTGTTCGGCGGTTCGCAGGGAGCGGTCTCCCTCAACAACGCGGTTTCCGCAGCGGCCAATGACCTTGCCGCCGCCGGTGTTTCGGTGTTGCATGCACATGGCCCAAAGAACACGATTAAATTGCCGGAGCGCCCGCCTGGCGCACCCAGATATGTTGCGTTGCCGTACCTGGACCGCATGGACCTGGCGTACGCGGCCGCGGATATCGCGGTGTGCCGATCCGGTGCTATGACCGTCGCGGAGGTTTCGGCGGTGGGGCTGCCCGCCATCTACGTGCCTCTACCGATCGGCAACGGTGAGCAGCGGCTCAACGCGTTACCGATTGTGGACGCCGGTGGAGGTGTCATCGTCGCGGACCGCGACCTGACCCCTGAGTCATTGGCGCACATGGTGATTGAGATGGTGTCCGATCCCGCCAAGCTCGCCGCCATGACATCGGCCGCGGCACTGTCCGGACACCCGGAAGCCGCTCGACAGGTGGCGCAGGTGGCGTTGGATGTCGCGCGTGAGCGGCGTTCGCGGGAACGGGGTGGCCGTCGATGA
- the murC gene encoding UDP-N-acetylmuramate--L-alanine ligase has product MNAGPLPEHLRRVHMVGIGGAGMSGIARILLDRGAQVSGSDAKESRGVLALRARGALVNIGHDGDALDLLPGGPTVVVTTHAAIPKTNPELVEANRRGIPVLLRPVVLADLMAGYRTLMVTGTHGKTSTTSMLIVALQHCGYDPSFAVGGELNEAGTNAHHGSGDVFVAEADESDGSLLQYRPNLIIVTNIEADHLDHFGSVEAYSAVFDEFAETLGSEGVLVVCLDDPGAAALARRAHERGIRVRGYGSADQAEAGDVPVAGQLRDWQFKDTGATAQIQLAGESAPRTMRLSVPGRHMALNALAAVVTAAEIGAAVDDVLDGLAGFEGVRRRFELVGSVESVRVFDDYAHHPTEVRTVLQAVSGIVAQQGFGRSVVVFQPHLYSRTAAFATEFADALSIADLVFVLDVYGAREAPLPGVTGALIVEQIAGAPVHYLPDLSTVAQQVAAATAPGDLVITMGAGDVTLQGKEIVRALRARANDWPPPGNGR; this is encoded by the coding sequence ATGAACGCAGGTCCGCTGCCGGAGCATCTGCGCCGCGTGCACATGGTCGGTATCGGTGGTGCCGGAATGTCCGGTATCGCCCGCATTCTGCTGGATCGCGGCGCCCAGGTGTCGGGGTCCGACGCCAAGGAATCTCGTGGTGTGCTGGCATTGCGCGCCCGTGGGGCGCTGGTCAACATCGGCCACGATGGTGACGCCCTGGATCTGCTGCCGGGTGGCCCCACGGTGGTCGTGACCACCCACGCCGCCATTCCGAAGACGAATCCGGAGCTGGTGGAAGCGAATAGGCGTGGGATACCGGTGCTGCTCCGGCCCGTGGTGCTGGCGGACCTGATGGCCGGATATCGCACCCTGATGGTTACCGGCACACACGGCAAGACCAGCACGACGTCCATGCTCATTGTGGCGCTGCAGCATTGTGGATACGACCCGTCCTTTGCGGTCGGCGGTGAACTCAATGAAGCCGGTACCAATGCCCATCACGGCAGCGGCGATGTATTCGTGGCCGAGGCGGACGAAAGCGACGGCTCGCTACTGCAGTACCGGCCGAACCTGATCATCGTGACCAATATCGAGGCGGATCACCTGGATCACTTCGGCAGCGTGGAGGCTTACTCCGCGGTGTTCGACGAATTCGCCGAAACCCTGGGTTCCGAAGGGGTGTTGGTGGTGTGTCTGGATGACCCGGGTGCCGCGGCGCTGGCCCGCCGGGCACATGAGCGCGGTATCCGGGTGCGCGGCTACGGCAGCGCCGACCAGGCCGAGGCGGGCGATGTCCCGGTGGCGGGGCAACTGCGGGATTGGCAGTTCAAGGACACCGGGGCCACCGCGCAGATCCAGCTGGCGGGGGAGAGCGCGCCGCGGACCATGCGGTTGTCGGTACCGGGCCGGCATATGGCCCTGAACGCACTGGCCGCCGTGGTGACGGCCGCCGAGATCGGGGCGGCCGTCGACGATGTCCTGGACGGATTGGCCGGATTCGAGGGTGTGCGCCGCCGATTCGAACTGGTCGGGTCGGTGGAGTCGGTGCGGGTTTTCGATGACTATGCGCACCATCCCACCGAGGTGCGTACGGTGCTGCAGGCCGTTTCCGGCATTGTGGCTCAGCAGGGTTTTGGGCGTTCGGTGGTTGTCTTCCAGCCCCATTTGTATTCCCGCACAGCGGCTTTCGCTACAGAATTCGCCGACGCGCTAAGCATCGCCGACCTGGTGTTCGTGCTCGATGTGTACGGCGCGCGAGAAGCGCCACTGCCGGGCGTCACCGGCGCGCTGATCGTGGAACAGATCGCCGGGGCGCCGGTGCACTATCTGCCCGATCTTTCGACGGTGGCCCAGCAGGTCGCCGCGGCAACCGCGCCCGGTGACCTGGTGATCACCATGGGTGCGGGCGATGTCACCTTGCAGGGCAAGGAGATTGTGCGCGCACTGCGTGCCCGTGCCAACGACTGGCCGCCGCCGGGAAACGGTCGATGA